Proteins found in one Actinokineospora alba genomic segment:
- the kstD gene encoding 3-oxosteroid 1-dehydrogenase, translated as MPDATDLDADCDIDHDTAYDVVVVGSGAAGMTAALAAARRGLRTVLVEKAATYGGSTARSGGGVWVPNNPALLAAGVPDSPEQARDYLAHIVGDVVPEDRRQAFLDNGPAVVSFVLANTPLELAWVPGYSDYYPEAPGGLPGGRSVEPKPLDAKLLGADRARLNPPYLKAPTGMAITQADYKWMNLMARHPRGLLRTMRVAGRRMLSLLRRREMLTMGQALSAGLRVGLSRAGVPLLLETPLVDLCVEDGRVTGVEVARGEEKVVLRARHGVVLTSGGFERNERMRKEYQREPITADWTVGAVENTGDGIEAGLRAGAAVDLMDDAWWGPSIELPRGPYFCLAERTLPGCVLVNQAGERFVNEASPYVDAVHAMYDGHTEDKPHIPAWLILDQRYRNRYVFAGLGPRQPLPGKWFKSGALHKAATLGELAKRIDVPTDALVSTVERFNGFARTGRDEDFQRGESAYDRYYGDPRNKPNPCLGPVDKAPFYAVRIVPGDLGTKGGLRTDTHARVLRGDGTAIPGLYAAGNASAAVMGHTYAGPGATLGPAMVFGYLAAQDIADRAGTTGGTR; from the coding sequence ATGCCCGACGCGACCGACCTCGATGCCGACTGCGACATCGACCACGACACCGCCTATGACGTCGTGGTGGTCGGCAGCGGGGCAGCGGGCATGACCGCGGCACTCGCCGCGGCCCGGCGCGGGCTGCGGACGGTGCTGGTCGAGAAGGCCGCGACCTACGGCGGCTCGACGGCCAGGTCCGGCGGCGGGGTGTGGGTGCCGAACAACCCGGCCCTGCTCGCCGCGGGGGTGCCCGACAGCCCGGAGCAGGCACGGGACTACCTCGCGCACATCGTCGGCGACGTGGTCCCCGAGGATCGGCGGCAGGCCTTCCTCGACAATGGGCCCGCCGTGGTGTCCTTCGTGCTGGCGAACACGCCGCTGGAGCTGGCCTGGGTGCCGGGCTATTCCGACTACTACCCCGAGGCGCCCGGCGGACTGCCCGGTGGCCGGTCGGTGGAGCCGAAGCCGTTGGACGCCAAGCTGCTCGGCGCCGACCGCGCGCGACTCAACCCGCCGTACCTCAAGGCGCCCACGGGGATGGCGATCACCCAGGCCGACTACAAGTGGATGAACCTGATGGCCCGGCACCCGCGCGGACTGCTGCGGACGATGCGGGTCGCGGGCAGGCGGATGCTGTCGCTGCTGCGCCGGCGCGAGATGCTGACCATGGGGCAAGCGCTTTCGGCCGGTCTTCGGGTCGGCCTGAGCCGGGCCGGTGTGCCACTGCTGCTGGAGACACCGTTGGTCGACCTGTGCGTCGAGGACGGCCGGGTCACGGGTGTCGAAGTCGCGCGCGGCGAGGAGAAAGTCGTGCTGCGGGCCCGGCACGGCGTGGTGCTGACGTCGGGTGGGTTCGAGCGCAACGAGCGGATGCGCAAGGAGTACCAGCGCGAGCCGATCACGGCGGACTGGACCGTGGGCGCGGTGGAGAACACCGGCGACGGCATCGAAGCGGGCCTGCGCGCGGGCGCGGCGGTCGACCTGATGGACGACGCGTGGTGGGGTCCGTCGATCGAACTGCCGCGCGGGCCGTACTTCTGCCTCGCCGAGCGGACGCTGCCGGGCTGCGTCCTGGTGAACCAGGCCGGAGAGCGGTTCGTCAACGAGGCCTCGCCCTACGTCGACGCCGTGCACGCGATGTATGACGGCCACACCGAGGACAAGCCGCACATCCCGGCGTGGCTGATCCTGGACCAGCGCTACCGCAACCGGTACGTCTTCGCCGGACTCGGCCCCCGCCAACCGCTCCCCGGCAAGTGGTTCAAGTCCGGTGCCCTGCACAAGGCCGCCACACTGGGCGAGCTGGCCAAGCGGATCGACGTCCCGACGGATGCGTTGGTGTCCACTGTGGAGCGGTTCAACGGCTTCGCCAGGACCGGGCGGGACGAGGACTTCCAGCGCGGCGAGAGCGCCTACGACCGCTATTACGGCGATCCGCGCAACAAACCCAACCCGTGCCTGGGCCCGGTGGACAAGGCGCCGTTCTACGCGGTGCGCATCGTTCCCGGCGACCTGGGCACCAAGGGCGGGCTGCGCACCGACACCCACGCCCGGGTCCTGCGCGGGGACGGCACGGCGATCCCGGGGTTGTACGCGGCGGGCAACGCGAGCGCGGCCGTCATGGGCCACACGTACGCGGGGCCGGGCGCGACGCTCGGTCCCGCCATGGTTTTCGGCTACCTGGCGGCGCAGGATATCGCCGACCGGGCAGGTACCACTGGAGGAACGCGATGA
- a CDS encoding FAD-binding protein, producing MQESADVVVIGFGAAGACAAIEAAAGGADVLVLDRFGGGGATAASGGVVYAGGGTSVQREAGVTDTAEAMAAYLRLEVGDAVTPATLRAFVDGSAESIEWLKEQGVPFEGSVCPTKTSYPTNDYYLYYSGSERSLSPDPAPRGHRAKGSGTSGKLLYSRLAESATRAGARVLPQTRVTALTSEDGRVTGVECRTLAEASRWARFRYRLLGRYAAKPGLYVPALRRALTTRAERIERRHGKTVTIAARRGVVIAAGGFVANREMLREHAPAYRGGLPLGTSGDDGSGIRLGQSVGGAVGAMDKVSAWRFITPPSALLEGVLVNERGDRICDESRYGAAIGHELITRHGGKGWLLIDEQGVRAARAQARSQSLWFQYLQVRYLLKVARVRGKTLSEAAREAGVDADGLARTLAAYNAAETDPLGKPADLVRPLTTGPFSLIDVSIRPSIGYPCPMLTLGGLRVDETTGQVLREDGGTVAGLYAAGRSAVGLCSESYVSGLSLADCVFSGRRAGQSLAVPMGDSLAHG from the coding sequence TTGCAAGAGTCGGCCGATGTCGTGGTCATCGGGTTCGGTGCCGCCGGGGCCTGCGCGGCCATCGAAGCCGCCGCCGGGGGCGCTGACGTGCTCGTGCTCGACCGCTTCGGCGGCGGGGGCGCGACCGCGGCCAGCGGGGGCGTGGTCTACGCGGGAGGCGGGACGTCGGTCCAGCGGGAGGCGGGCGTCACCGACACCGCGGAGGCCATGGCGGCGTACCTGCGGCTCGAAGTCGGCGACGCGGTCACCCCGGCCACCCTGCGCGCGTTCGTCGACGGCTCGGCCGAGTCGATCGAGTGGCTCAAGGAGCAGGGGGTCCCGTTCGAGGGCAGCGTGTGCCCGACCAAGACCTCCTACCCGACGAACGACTACTACCTCTACTACTCCGGCAGCGAGCGCTCCCTCAGCCCCGACCCCGCACCCCGCGGCCACCGCGCGAAGGGCTCCGGGACTTCCGGAAAGCTCCTTTACTCGCGCCTCGCGGAATCGGCTACGCGCGCCGGGGCGCGGGTCCTGCCGCAGACTCGGGTGACCGCGCTGACCAGCGAGGACGGCCGGGTCACCGGTGTCGAATGCCGCACGCTCGCCGAGGCATCCCGGTGGGCGCGGTTCAGGTATCGGCTGCTCGGCAGGTACGCGGCCAAACCCGGCCTCTACGTCCCGGCCCTGCGCCGGGCGCTGACCACGCGGGCCGAGCGGATCGAGCGGCGGCACGGCAAGACCGTCACCATCGCCGCTCGCCGGGGCGTGGTCATCGCGGCGGGCGGCTTCGTCGCCAACCGGGAGATGCTGCGCGAACACGCACCCGCGTACCGCGGCGGCCTGCCGCTCGGCACGTCGGGCGACGACGGCTCGGGCATTCGCCTCGGCCAGTCGGTTGGCGGCGCGGTCGGGGCGATGGACAAGGTGTCGGCGTGGCGGTTCATCACCCCGCCCTCGGCGCTCCTCGAAGGCGTCCTGGTGAACGAGCGCGGCGACCGGATCTGCGATGAGTCGCGGTATGGCGCGGCCATCGGCCACGAGCTGATCACCCGACACGGCGGCAAAGGCTGGTTGCTGATCGACGAGCAAGGCGTGCGCGCCGCTCGCGCCCAGGCCCGCTCGCAGTCGCTGTGGTTCCAGTACCTGCAGGTCCGCTACCTGCTGAAAGTCGCGCGGGTGCGCGGAAAGACTCTCTCCGAGGCCGCACGCGAAGCCGGTGTCGACGCTGACGGCCTCGCCCGCACCCTCGCCGCCTACAACGCCGCCGAGACCGACCCGCTTGGCAAGCCCGCCGACCTGGTCCGGCCGCTCACCACCGGACCCTTCTCGCTGATCGATGTCTCCATCCGACCCTCGATCGGCTACCCCTGCCCGATGCTCACCCTCGGCGGCCTGCGCGTCGACGAGACCACCGGCCAAGTCCTGCGCGAGGACGGCGGGACCGTTGCCGGGCTGTACGCCGCGGGCCGGTCGGCGGTCGGCCTCTGCTCCGAGTCCTACGTCAGCGGGCTCTCGCTCGCCGACTGCGTGTTCTCCGGCCGCCGCGCCGGCCAGTCCCTCGCTGTCCCGATGGGAGATTCCCTTGCTCACGGCTGA
- a CDS encoding ferredoxin--NADP reductase → MSELTSHLLTVAAVVEETADARSIVFDADFPYAPGQFLTLRVPSDQCGSVARCYSLSSSPYEGGKPQVTVKRTADGYASNWVCDNVSAGSTIEVLPPSGIFTPKSLDADLLLFAGGSGITPVMSILKSALAAGSGRIVLIYANRDESSVIFARELRELADKHPERLTVIHWLESVQGLPSVAQLLTLARPFATYEAFTCGPAPFMKAVTEALKTLGFPRERRHLERFASLGANPFDQAVTAAPDPDGEKAVVELELDGRRHTVDWPVTSKLLDVLLDKGLPAPYSCREGACSACAYRLVSGEVKLLNNEVLDQEDLDEGIRLACQSVPVTSKVEISYE, encoded by the coding sequence GTGAGTGAGCTGACCTCCCACCTGCTCACGGTGGCGGCGGTGGTCGAGGAGACCGCCGACGCCCGGTCGATCGTCTTCGACGCCGACTTCCCCTACGCCCCGGGCCAATTCCTCACCCTGCGGGTGCCCAGCGACCAGTGCGGCTCGGTCGCCCGGTGCTACTCGCTGTCGAGTTCCCCGTATGAGGGCGGCAAACCGCAGGTCACGGTGAAGCGCACCGCGGACGGGTACGCGTCGAACTGGGTGTGCGACAACGTCTCCGCGGGCTCGACGATCGAAGTGCTTCCCCCGTCGGGCATCTTCACCCCGAAGTCACTGGACGCCGACCTGCTGCTGTTCGCGGGTGGCAGCGGAATCACCCCGGTCATGTCGATCCTGAAGTCCGCCCTGGCAGCGGGTTCCGGCCGAATCGTGCTGATCTACGCCAACCGCGACGAGTCCTCGGTGATCTTCGCCCGCGAGCTGCGGGAGCTGGCGGACAAGCACCCCGAGCGGCTGACGGTGATCCACTGGCTGGAGAGCGTGCAAGGCTTGCCCAGCGTGGCCCAGCTCCTTACCCTGGCCCGCCCGTTCGCGACCTACGAGGCCTTCACCTGCGGACCCGCGCCGTTCATGAAGGCCGTCACCGAAGCGCTGAAGACGCTGGGCTTCCCCCGCGAACGCCGCCACCTGGAACGGTTCGCCTCCCTGGGCGCGAACCCGTTCGACCAGGCCGTGACCGCCGCCCCCGATCCGGACGGCGAGAAGGCGGTCGTCGAACTGGAGCTGGACGGCAGACGCCACACCGTCGACTGGCCGGTCACCAGCAAACTCCTGGACGTCCTGCTCGACAAGGGCCTGCCCGCGCCGTACTCCTGCCGGGAAGGCGCGTGCAGCGCTTGCGCGTACCGGCTGGTGTCGGGTGAGGTGAAGCTGCTGAACAACGAGGTGCTGGACCAGGAAGACCTCGACGAGGGCATCCGTCTCGCCTGCCAGTCGGTGCCGGTGACCTCGAAGGTCGAGATCAGCTACGAATGA
- a CDS encoding MaoC family dehydratase has translation MTVAVGDTLPELVVEVTPTFVVSTAIATRDYQDVHHDRDAAVARGSKDIFLNILTDTGLVQRFVTDWAGPNALVRGIAIRLGVPCYANETLTFSGQVSEREGSLVVVNVVGRNSIGDHVTGTVRVELP, from the coding sequence ATGACGGTCGCCGTCGGGGACACCCTGCCCGAGCTGGTCGTCGAGGTGACGCCGACGTTCGTGGTCAGCACGGCCATCGCCACCCGCGACTACCAGGACGTCCACCACGACCGCGACGCGGCTGTGGCGCGTGGGTCGAAGGACATCTTCCTCAACATCCTCACCGACACCGGCCTGGTGCAGCGGTTCGTGACCGACTGGGCGGGCCCGAATGCCTTGGTGCGTGGCATCGCGATCCGGTTGGGCGTGCCGTGCTACGCCAACGAGACGCTCACGTTCAGCGGCCAGGTCAGCGAACGTGAGGGGAGTCTCGTCGTGGTGAACGTGGTGGGGCGCAACAGCATCGGCGACCACGTCACCGGGACGGTCCGGGTGGAGCTGCCATGA
- a CDS encoding 2-keto-4-pentenoate hydratase, whose product MLTADERTQLADLLRAAETGRAPIDPLVLAYPELDPADAYEIQLINIRRRTAAVVGHKVGLSSAAMQQMMGVDEPDYGHLLADMRLDQRTPVDAGRYCYPRVEVEVGFILGDDLPGEDCTEADVLERTEALVPSIELIDSRILDWKISIADTIADNASSAGFVLGDARVRPSEVDTKGIDAVLTRNGEDVAAGRSDAVLGDPVVAVAWLARKVASFGVRLKAGHVVLPGSCTRAIDARPGDTFVAAFAGLGDVSLHFGRSAQ is encoded by the coding sequence TTGCTCACGGCTGACGAACGCACCCAGCTGGCGGACCTGCTGCGGGCCGCCGAGACCGGGCGGGCGCCGATCGACCCGCTGGTCCTGGCCTACCCCGAGCTCGACCCCGCCGATGCCTACGAGATCCAGCTGATCAACATCCGGCGGCGCACGGCGGCGGTGGTCGGCCACAAGGTCGGGCTGTCGTCGGCGGCGATGCAGCAGATGATGGGCGTCGACGAGCCCGACTACGGTCACCTGCTCGCCGACATGCGTCTTGACCAGCGAACCCCGGTCGACGCCGGTCGCTACTGCTATCCCCGGGTGGAGGTCGAGGTCGGCTTCATCCTCGGTGACGACCTTCCCGGCGAGGACTGCACGGAGGCCGACGTCCTGGAACGCACCGAGGCTTTGGTCCCCAGCATCGAGCTGATCGACAGCCGGATCCTCGACTGGAAGATCAGCATCGCGGACACCATCGCCGACAACGCGTCCTCCGCGGGCTTCGTCCTCGGCGACGCCCGGGTCCGCCCCAGTGAGGTGGACACCAAAGGCATCGACGCCGTGCTGACCCGAAACGGCGAGGATGTCGCGGCGGGCAGGTCGGACGCGGTCCTCGGCGACCCGGTCGTCGCGGTCGCTTGGCTGGCGCGCAAGGTCGCGTCCTTCGGCGTCCGGCTCAAGGCGGGCCACGTGGTCCTGCCCGGCTCCTGCACCCGCGCGATCGACGCGCGACCCGGCGACACGTTCGTCGCCGCCTTCGCCGGACTCGGCGACGTATCCCTCCACTTCGGACGGAGTGCCCAGTGA
- a CDS encoding lipid-transfer protein has product MSTLSGAAAIVGIGATEFSKASGRTELRLAAECVRSAIADAGLSPSDVDGLVTFTMDTNSEIAVAREVGIPELSFFSRINYGGGAACATVQQAAMAVATGIASVVVCYRAFNERSGQRFGRVQAAAAQQPTSTGVDNGWHYPMGLGTPAATVAMFARRYMHEYGATSEDFGRIAVVDRKHAATNPHAWFHGRPITLDDHQSSRWIAEPLRLLDCCQESDGGVALVVTSAERARDLPHRPAIVRAAAQGSGTDQYVMNSYYRPDLTGLPEMGLVGRQLWGQSGLSPEDMSVAVLYDHFTPFVLVQLEELGFCKPGEAKDFIADGTLELDGRLPLNPHGGQLGEAYIHGMNGIAEGVRQIRGTAANQVAAVRNVVVTAGTGVPTSALILSPPA; this is encoded by the coding sequence GTGAGCACGCTGTCCGGCGCGGCCGCGATCGTCGGCATCGGCGCCACCGAGTTCTCCAAGGCCTCCGGCCGCACCGAACTCCGGCTCGCCGCCGAGTGCGTGCGCTCGGCCATCGCGGACGCGGGACTGTCGCCGTCCGATGTGGACGGTCTGGTCACTTTCACCATGGACACCAACTCCGAGATCGCGGTCGCCCGTGAGGTCGGAATCCCGGAGCTGTCGTTCTTCAGTCGGATCAACTACGGCGGCGGCGCCGCGTGCGCGACCGTCCAGCAGGCCGCGATGGCCGTCGCGACCGGAATCGCGTCGGTCGTCGTGTGCTACCGGGCTTTCAACGAGCGATCGGGTCAACGCTTCGGCCGGGTCCAGGCCGCCGCCGCGCAGCAGCCGACGTCGACCGGCGTGGACAACGGTTGGCACTACCCGATGGGCTTGGGCACGCCCGCGGCCACGGTCGCGATGTTCGCCCGGCGGTACATGCATGAGTACGGCGCCACCAGCGAGGACTTCGGCCGGATCGCGGTGGTCGACCGCAAACACGCGGCCACGAACCCGCACGCCTGGTTCCACGGCAGGCCGATCACCCTCGACGACCACCAGTCCTCACGCTGGATCGCCGAGCCGCTGCGGCTGTTGGACTGCTGCCAGGAGAGCGACGGCGGGGTGGCGTTGGTCGTCACTTCCGCCGAGCGGGCCCGTGACCTGCCGCACCGGCCCGCGATCGTGCGGGCCGCCGCGCAGGGCAGTGGGACCGACCAGTACGTGATGAACAGCTACTACCGGCCGGACCTCACCGGCCTGCCTGAGATGGGCCTGGTCGGCAGGCAGCTCTGGGGCCAGTCGGGCCTGTCGCCGGAAGACATGTCGGTGGCGGTGCTCTACGACCACTTCACCCCGTTCGTGTTGGTCCAGCTCGAAGAGCTCGGCTTCTGCAAACCCGGCGAGGCAAAGGACTTCATCGCCGACGGCACTCTGGAACTGGACGGCAGGCTCCCGCTCAACCCGCATGGCGGGCAGCTCGGTGAGGCGTACATCCACGGTATGAACGGGATCGCCGAGGGAGTCCGCCAGATTCGCGGCACGGCGGCGAATCAGGTCGCCGCCGTGCGCAACGTCGTGGTCACCGCCGGAACCGGGGTGCCTACCAGCGCGCTGATTCTGTCGCCGCCAGCGTGA
- a CDS encoding MaoC/PaaZ C-terminal domain-containing protein produces the protein MPIDPKVAIGAELPGTSFTWTASDVLLYHLALGAGADPTSPRELRYALEDDLRVLPTFGVVAPSLRVFEPPSVSFPGISVDLAKVLHGSQGITVHGPIPADGKARIDSRIVEVWDKGKAAVIVQEATATSPEGVLLWTTRSSIFARGEGGFGGERGPATVAFEPSREPDLVIDTPTLPQQALLYRLCGDRNPLHASPEFAAAAGFPAPILHGLCTYGIVAKAITDAALDGDATRVRSFEARFAGVVYPGETLRTSMWADGDKIHATSVVASRDDTPVLSGITLAATESARW, from the coding sequence ATGCCAATTGACCCCAAGGTCGCGATCGGGGCGGAACTGCCCGGGACGTCCTTCACCTGGACGGCCTCGGATGTCCTGCTGTACCACCTGGCCCTCGGCGCGGGTGCCGACCCGACGTCGCCTCGGGAACTCCGGTACGCGCTTGAGGACGACCTCCGAGTGCTCCCCACGTTCGGTGTCGTGGCGCCGAGCCTGCGGGTGTTCGAGCCGCCGTCCGTGTCGTTTCCGGGTATCTCGGTCGACTTGGCGAAGGTGCTGCACGGCAGCCAGGGGATCACCGTGCACGGGCCGATCCCGGCCGACGGCAAGGCCCGGATCGACTCGCGGATCGTCGAGGTGTGGGACAAAGGAAAGGCGGCCGTGATCGTCCAGGAGGCGACCGCGACCAGCCCGGAGGGCGTGCTGCTGTGGACGACCCGTTCCAGCATCTTCGCCCGGGGTGAGGGCGGGTTCGGCGGCGAACGCGGGCCCGCCACCGTCGCGTTCGAGCCCTCTCGGGAGCCCGATTTGGTGATCGACACGCCAACCCTTCCGCAGCAGGCGCTGCTGTACCGGCTGTGCGGGGACCGCAATCCCCTGCACGCGAGCCCGGAGTTCGCCGCCGCGGCGGGCTTTCCCGCACCGATCCTGCATGGGCTGTGCACGTACGGGATCGTGGCGAAGGCGATCACGGACGCCGCGCTCGACGGCGACGCCACCCGCGTGCGGTCCTTCGAGGCGCGGTTCGCCGGTGTGGTCTATCCGGGCGAGACACTGCGGACGTCGATGTGGGCGGACGGCGACAAGATCCACGCGACCTCTGTCGTGGCTTCCCGCGACGACACTCCGGTCCTGAGCGGGATCACGCTGGCGGCGACAGAATCAGCGCGCTGGTAG
- the dmpG gene encoding 4-hydroxy-2-oxovalerate aldolase, with protein MLPITFSDSLDVRVTDTSLRDGSHHKRHKFTLDEARAMVSAIDGAGVPVIEVAHGDGLGGSSFNYGFSTTPEQDLIKVAVDTAKRAKIAFLMLPGVGVKDDILIAQDNGASICRIATHCTEADISVQHFGLARERGLETVGFLMMAHSQPPEALAKQARIMADAGCQCVYVVDSAGALVLEQVADRVAALVTELGTDAQVGFHGHENLGLGVANSIAAARAGAVQIDGSTRRFGAGAGNTPVEAFVGVCDKLGIRTDVDFFAIVDAAEDVVRPAMPQECLLDRMALMMGYAGVYSSFLRHAYRQAERYGVSGAQILVRAGERKLVGGQEDQLIDIALELRREAS; from the coding sequence TTGCTGCCCATCACCTTTTCCGACTCCCTCGACGTCCGCGTCACCGACACCTCGCTGCGCGACGGCTCGCACCACAAGCGGCACAAGTTCACCCTCGATGAGGCCCGCGCGATGGTGTCCGCCATCGATGGAGCGGGTGTGCCGGTCATCGAGGTCGCGCACGGCGACGGGCTGGGAGGCTCGTCGTTCAACTACGGCTTCTCGACCACCCCGGAACAGGACCTCATCAAGGTCGCGGTGGACACGGCCAAGCGCGCCAAGATCGCCTTCCTGATGCTCCCCGGCGTCGGGGTGAAGGACGACATCCTGATCGCCCAGGACAACGGCGCGTCGATCTGCCGGATCGCCACCCACTGCACGGAGGCGGACATCTCGGTGCAGCACTTCGGTTTGGCGCGTGAGCGGGGACTGGAGACCGTGGGCTTCCTGATGATGGCCCACTCGCAACCGCCGGAAGCATTGGCAAAGCAGGCAAGGATCATGGCCGACGCGGGCTGCCAGTGCGTCTACGTCGTCGACTCGGCGGGCGCCCTGGTGCTCGAACAGGTCGCGGACAGGGTGGCCGCGCTCGTCACAGAACTTGGCACCGACGCGCAGGTCGGCTTCCACGGCCACGAAAACCTCGGCCTGGGCGTCGCGAATTCCATCGCCGCCGCCCGTGCCGGTGCGGTCCAGATCGACGGCAGCACCCGCCGATTCGGTGCGGGAGCGGGAAACACGCCGGTGGAGGCGTTCGTCGGGGTGTGCGACAAACTCGGCATCCGCACCGACGTCGACTTCTTCGCGATAGTCGACGCCGCCGAGGACGTCGTGCGCCCAGCCATGCCCCAGGAGTGCCTGCTCGACCGGATGGCCCTGATGATGGGCTACGCGGGTGTCTACTCCAGCTTCCTGCGCCACGCCTACCGCCAAGCGGAGCGCTACGGCGTCTCCGGCGCGCAGATCTTGGTGCGCGCCGGAGAACGCAAGCTGGTCGGTGGGCAGGAGGACCAACTCATCGACATAGCCCTGGAGCTTCGGCGGGAAGCCTCATGA
- a CDS encoding Rieske 2Fe-2S domain-containing protein has product MTQAEQPVRTIDVGAPPARFARGWHCLGLAESFRDGKPHAIEAFGTKLVVFAAEDGTLNVLDGYCRHMGGDLTQGTVKGDNIACPFHDWRWAGNGKCAAIPYAKRIPLRARTRSWLTQEQNGQLFVWNDPEGNPPPENVVIPKIDGAFSDEWSNWTWDSVRIDGANCREIIDNMVDMAHFFYIHFAFPTFFKNIFEGHIATQYLNSRGRPDVHSKSNYASEDLALRSEASYYGPSYMINYLWNDYKGTVIETVLINCHYPVSENSFVLQWGVIVKRLPGVSPEDADRIAGKFAKSFSVGFLQDVEIWRNKTRIDNPLLCEEDGPVYQLRRWYEQFYVDAAEVSDDMTRRFEFEVDTTRANEVWAKEVAENLAARETTE; this is encoded by the coding sequence ATGACGCAGGCCGAACAGCCCGTCCGGACCATCGACGTGGGCGCCCCGCCCGCGCGCTTCGCCCGCGGCTGGCACTGCCTCGGCCTGGCCGAGTCGTTCCGCGACGGCAAGCCGCACGCGATCGAGGCCTTCGGCACCAAGCTCGTGGTGTTCGCCGCCGAGGACGGCACGCTGAACGTGCTCGACGGCTACTGCAGGCACATGGGCGGCGACCTCACCCAGGGCACGGTCAAGGGCGACAACATCGCCTGCCCGTTCCACGACTGGCGCTGGGCGGGCAACGGCAAGTGCGCCGCGATTCCTTACGCCAAGCGGATTCCGCTGCGCGCCCGGACCCGGTCGTGGCTGACCCAGGAGCAGAACGGGCAGCTGTTCGTCTGGAACGACCCGGAAGGGAACCCGCCGCCGGAGAACGTCGTCATCCCGAAGATCGATGGCGCGTTCTCCGACGAGTGGAGCAACTGGACCTGGGACAGCGTGCGGATCGACGGCGCGAACTGCCGGGAGATCATCGACAACATGGTCGACATGGCGCACTTCTTCTACATCCACTTCGCCTTCCCGACCTTCTTCAAGAACATCTTCGAAGGCCACATCGCCACCCAGTACTTGAACTCGCGCGGCAGGCCGGACGTGCACTCGAAGTCCAACTACGCCTCGGAGGATCTCGCGCTGCGCTCGGAGGCGTCGTACTACGGGCCGTCGTACATGATCAATTACCTGTGGAACGACTACAAGGGCACGGTGATCGAGACCGTGCTGATCAACTGCCACTACCCGGTCAGCGAGAACTCGTTCGTGCTGCAGTGGGGGGTGATCGTCAAGCGGCTGCCGGGCGTCTCACCGGAGGACGCCGACCGGATCGCGGGCAAGTTCGCGAAGAGCTTCAGCGTCGGGTTCCTGCAGGACGTGGAGATCTGGCGGAACAAGACCCGCATCGACAACCCGCTGCTGTGCGAGGAGGACGGCCCGGTCTACCAGCTTCGCCGCTGGTACGAGCAGTTCTACGTCGACGCCGCCGAGGTCAGCGACGACATGACCAGGCGCTTCGAGTTCGAAGTGGACACCACCAGGGCGAACGAGGTGTGGGCCAAGGAGGTCGCCGAGAACCTGGCGGCTCGCGAGACCACGGAGTAA
- a CDS encoding acetaldehyde dehydrogenase (acetylating), whose translation MSKTTAAIVGSGNIGTDLLYKLLRSPVIEPRWMIGVDPASEGLARARDLGVEASAEGVDWLLAQDPLPDLIFEATSAYVHRANAPRFAEAGIPVVDLTPAAIGPYVVPPVNLGEHRDAGNVNLITCGGQATIPIVAAVSRVVPVSYAEIVATVSSASAGPGTRANIDEFTRTTSRGIEVVGGAERGKAIIVLNPSDPPMVMRDTIFCAIPEDADTDKIAQSVHDMVAEVATYVPGYRLLSDPQFDPTDDGGPARVTVFVEVEGAGDFLPPYAGNLDIMTAAATRVGELLATRGD comes from the coding sequence GTGAGCAAGACGACCGCCGCGATCGTCGGGTCCGGCAACATCGGCACCGACCTGCTTTACAAGCTCCTGCGCTCCCCGGTGATCGAGCCGCGCTGGATGATCGGCGTCGACCCGGCGAGCGAGGGCCTGGCCCGCGCGCGCGACCTCGGTGTCGAGGCCAGCGCCGAGGGCGTCGACTGGCTGCTCGCCCAGGACCCCCTGCCGGACCTCATCTTCGAGGCCACGTCGGCGTATGTGCACCGGGCGAACGCGCCGCGCTTCGCCGAGGCGGGTATCCCGGTGGTCGACCTGACCCCCGCCGCGATCGGCCCGTACGTCGTGCCGCCGGTCAACCTGGGGGAGCACCGCGACGCGGGCAACGTCAACCTGATCACCTGCGGCGGACAGGCCACCATCCCGATCGTCGCCGCCGTGTCCCGCGTGGTTCCCGTGTCCTACGCGGAAATCGTCGCCACCGTCTCCTCCGCGTCGGCCGGTCCGGGCACCAGGGCCAACATCGACGAGTTCACCCGCACCACCAGCCGCGGCATCGAGGTGGTCGGCGGCGCCGAACGCGGCAAGGCGATCATCGTGCTCAATCCCTCCGACCCGCCGATGGTCATGCGCGACACCATCTTCTGCGCCATCCCCGAGGACGCCGACACCGACAAGATCGCCCAGTCGGTGCACGACATGGTCGCCGAGGTCGCCACCTACGTGCCCGGCTACCGGCTGCTGTCCGACCCCCAGTTCGACCCGACCGACGACGGCGGACCAGCCAGGGTCACCGTCTTCGTCGAAGTCGAGGGTGCCGGGGACTTCCTCCCGCCCTACGCCGGGAACCTCGACATCATGACCGCCGCCGCCACCCGCGTCGGCGAACTGCTAGCCACGCGAGGGGACTAG